In a single window of the Motilibacter peucedani genome:
- a CDS encoding P-II family nitrogen regulator, with translation MKLVVAVLKPFKLDDVKTALEAFGVHGLTVSEANGYGRQKGHTEVYRGAEYTVDLVPKVRVEVLVEDADADDVVEVITKSAQTGRIGDGKVWVVPVETVVRVRTGERGPEAL, from the coding sequence ATGAAGCTCGTCGTGGCAGTGCTCAAGCCGTTCAAGCTCGACGACGTCAAGACCGCCCTCGAGGCGTTCGGCGTCCACGGCCTGACGGTCTCCGAGGCCAACGGCTACGGCCGGCAGAAGGGCCACACCGAGGTCTACCGCGGTGCCGAGTACACCGTCGACCTCGTGCCGAAGGTGCGGGTCGAGGTCCTCGTCGAGGACGCCGACGCCGACGACGTGGTCGAGGTGATCACGAAGAGCGCCCAGACCGGGCGCATCGGTGACGGCAAGGTGTGGGTCGTGCCCGTCGAGACCGTCGTGCGCGTGCGCACCGGCGAGCGCGGACCCGAGGCCCTCTAG
- a CDS encoding ammonium transporter, whose product MPELNSGDTAWLLASSALVLLMTPGLAFFYGGMVRSKSVLNMIMMNFACLGVVTILWVLYGYSLAFTGTNPLIGGLDAIGLKGTIDAQSGTLPTLVFSAFQMMFAIITPALISGSIADRVKFGAWILFVVLWTSIVYFPVAHWVFYFNGGDGGWIADHLKAMDFAGGTAVHINAGAAGLALAFVLRKRIGFKRDQMRPHNLPMVLLGAGLLWFGWFGFNAGSAVSAGQGAALAFMNTQVATAVAAMAWIAVEKVRDGHSTTLGVASGAVAGLVAITPACGSINPMGSIILGAIAGAVCCYAVGLKYRFNFDDSLDVVGVHLVGGLVGTLLIGILATGTAIKATASAGDPGLWDGGDLTQLGRQAVAAFAVLAYSFVIAYVLGLAIDKTIGFTVSEEEEVNGVDFGQHAETAYEFGSGTSSALGTRPAAFVNAQERIEA is encoded by the coding sequence ATGCCCGAACTGAACTCTGGAGACACTGCCTGGCTGCTCGCCAGCAGTGCCCTCGTCCTGCTGATGACGCCCGGCCTGGCCTTCTTCTACGGCGGCATGGTCCGGAGCAAGAGCGTCCTCAACATGATCATGATGAACTTCGCCTGCCTCGGCGTCGTCACGATCCTGTGGGTGCTCTACGGCTACTCGCTGGCGTTCACCGGAACCAACCCGCTGATCGGCGGCCTGGACGCCATCGGGCTGAAGGGCACCATCGACGCCCAGAGCGGGACGCTGCCCACGCTGGTGTTCTCGGCCTTCCAGATGATGTTCGCCATCATCACCCCGGCGCTGATCAGCGGCTCGATCGCCGACCGCGTGAAGTTCGGCGCGTGGATCCTGTTCGTGGTCCTCTGGACCTCGATCGTCTACTTCCCGGTCGCGCACTGGGTGTTCTACTTCAACGGCGGTGACGGCGGCTGGATCGCCGACCACCTCAAGGCGATGGACTTCGCCGGTGGCACCGCGGTCCACATCAACGCCGGTGCCGCGGGTCTGGCCCTCGCGTTCGTGCTGCGCAAGCGCATCGGCTTCAAGCGCGACCAGATGCGCCCGCACAACCTGCCGATGGTGCTGCTCGGCGCTGGTCTGCTGTGGTTCGGGTGGTTCGGCTTCAACGCCGGGTCGGCCGTCTCCGCCGGCCAGGGCGCGGCACTCGCCTTCATGAACACCCAGGTCGCCACCGCAGTCGCGGCCATGGCGTGGATCGCGGTGGAGAAGGTGCGCGACGGGCACTCCACCACCCTCGGCGTCGCCTCGGGCGCCGTCGCCGGCCTGGTGGCCATCACCCCGGCGTGCGGCTCGATCAACCCGATGGGCTCGATCATCCTGGGCGCGATCGCGGGCGCCGTCTGCTGCTACGCGGTGGGCCTGAAGTACCGCTTCAACTTCGACGACTCGCTCGACGTCGTGGGCGTCCACCTCGTCGGTGGCCTCGTCGGCACCCTGCTCATCGGCATCCTCGCCACCGGCACCGCCATCAAGGCGACCGCGTCGGCCGGCGACCCCGGCCTGTGGGACGGCGGCGACCTGACCCAGCTCGGCCGCCAGGCGGTCGCCGCCTTCGCCGTGCTCGCCTACTCGTTCGTCATCGCCTACGTCCTCGGTCTCGCCATCGACAAGACGATCGGCTTCACGGTGAGCGAGGAGGAGGAGGTGAACGGCGTCGACTTCGGCCAGCACGCCGAGACCGCGTACGAGTTCGGCAGCGGCACTTCCAGCGCCCTGGGCACTCGCCCTGCCGCCTTCGTCAACGCACAGGAGAGGATCGAGGCATGA
- the ftsY gene encoding signal recognition particle-docking protein FtsY: MLTVILVAVAVLVVAVVLGATLVVPRRRRTLPPAPPQRPGLDYAPGVGDDVTVPRDTPTRTLEDHDLPPVEGPAEAPTALLERPEPVAGRLTRLRERLSRSQSTLGRGLLALLSRDTLDEETWEEVEDTLIRADVGVTPTQELVERLRTRVRVLGTRDPEQVKALLREELVAALAPELDRSLHTSRHPEGRPAVVLVVGVNGTGKTTTVGKLARVLVSEDRDVVLGAADTFRAAAADQLTTWGDRVGVPTVRGPEGGDPASVAFDALKAGTEAEADVVLVDTAGRLQNKVGLMDELGKVKRVLERGGPVDEVLLVLDATTGQNGLIQARVFSEAVDVTGIVLTKLDGTAKGGIVVAVQRELGVPVKLVGLGEGADDLAPFEPGAFVDALLG; the protein is encoded by the coding sequence GTGCTCACCGTCATCCTCGTCGCTGTCGCCGTCCTCGTGGTCGCCGTGGTCCTCGGGGCCACCCTCGTCGTCCCCCGCCGTCGGCGCACGCTGCCGCCGGCGCCGCCGCAGCGCCCAGGCCTCGACTACGCGCCGGGCGTCGGCGACGACGTCACCGTCCCGCGCGACACGCCGACCCGCACCCTCGAGGACCACGACCTCCCGCCCGTCGAGGGCCCGGCCGAGGCGCCCACCGCGCTGCTGGAGCGGCCCGAGCCGGTCGCCGGCCGGCTCACCCGGCTGCGCGAGCGGCTCTCGCGCTCGCAGAGCACGCTGGGGCGCGGCCTGCTGGCCCTGCTCTCCCGCGACACCCTCGACGAGGAGACGTGGGAGGAGGTCGAGGACACCCTCATCCGCGCCGACGTCGGCGTCACGCCCACGCAGGAGCTGGTCGAGCGGCTGCGCACCCGGGTGCGCGTGCTGGGCACCCGCGACCCGGAGCAGGTCAAGGCGCTGCTGCGCGAGGAGCTCGTGGCCGCGCTGGCTCCTGAGCTCGACCGCAGCCTGCACACCTCGCGCCACCCCGAGGGCCGCCCGGCCGTCGTGCTCGTCGTCGGCGTCAACGGCACGGGCAAGACCACGACGGTCGGCAAGCTCGCCCGCGTGCTGGTCAGCGAGGACCGCGACGTCGTGCTCGGCGCGGCCGACACCTTCCGCGCCGCCGCCGCCGACCAGCTCACGACGTGGGGCGACCGCGTCGGCGTGCCCACCGTGCGCGGGCCCGAGGGCGGCGACCCCGCCTCGGTGGCCTTCGACGCGCTGAAGGCCGGCACGGAGGCCGAGGCCGACGTCGTGCTGGTCGACACGGCCGGCCGCCTGCAGAACAAGGTCGGACTGATGGACGAGCTCGGCAAGGTCAAGCGCGTCCTCGAGCGCGGCGGCCCGGTCGACGAGGTGCTGCTCGTGCTCGACGCGACGACCGGCCAGAACGGCCTCATCCAGGCCCGCGTCTTCTCCGAGGCGGTCGACGTCACCGGCATCGTGCTGACCAAGCTCGACGGAACCGCCAAGGGCGGCATCGTCGTGGCCGTCCAGCGCGAGCTCGGCGTGCCGGTCAAGCTGGTCGGGCTGGGCGAGGGCGCCGACGACCTCGCGCCCTTCGAGCCGGGCGCCTTCGTCGACGCGCTGCTCGGCTGA